The Bicyclus anynana chromosome 4, ilBicAnyn1.1, whole genome shotgun sequence DNA window aaatctaacttggttattttaatatactttattgtagtGTAATTTCATGAGCCACTTTATACAGTAGCTAAAGTTTAGTATAAGGCATTGAGACACATGCCCCCTACAGATCTAATGATATGACTTCCATCATAGCTAGCTATTAATTTACAACAAGCCACACTGACAAAATAATAAGCCCCGATTTCACCAGTTTCTAAGAATTGTTGGATAGTCTTAAAAAATCTTACCGCATGCTAGGTCATTCatctgtatttgtatttgtttattcaACTTTCCAGTTGACCACATTTCCtccaatattaatattttcttcttaaTGCTCTCAGCTTTTGTACCTAATTCACTACTAGActctaataattgtaataatatatcTTTAACGTCTTTGAGCATACTTGTACTGTCTATTACAACATCATCTTGATGCTTTGCTTCTGAAGTATTTTGTGGGGGAAGAACTGTTGTGGGCAATGGAGGTAAGTTAAATGGTGGAGGTGTTGCGACTGTATTACTGTTACCAGATAAGGGAAATGCTACCCTTTTGTTTAAGAAATTACGTGGCCGATTTGGCGCTGTTTGCTGACTTGCATTGTACGCGAAACTCGGCGGGTCGTTCCAACCAGGGTCATATGacactaaaacaaaaatttacattacatttcaaGCTGTTTAAACTGCCATATGTGAAAGAAATATGTTGCGTTCATTTACCTTTATTATTCGTAGCATTTTCGCAATTTtccatatttaatattatagtcaCTGTAATGTGAATAAGATTAGAAACTTCCTAAATATTATAgtttaacttaaatatcactaaaagtaaaataataacacgtaatactaataaaaaaagcttagtttttactttttaataaataattatttatagtgaTTTGCTATATTatcagtgttgccagttggatcttatgagaagttccccgaaatattaaaaaagtaacctttttgtgtaaaaagtaaccttttgactactactactcttactttttgcgttccacagcatggctaaaccaccatttcagcctctgggggctaaagtaattttgttttttttttttaatatctgtctgttacgaatagtagccaagtactaaattactacaaaccgaaggagattttactcgtaaatagaatcatcttaagtaaggccctgattgtttgcctttaacttatgggataagaaaaatacaattaaagagcaaggatttaaaaaacaatagacgttaatttcttaaattcatacttgatttttttaagaaattcaatgtgactgcaacttgcttatttcgcaacgtcaattgtaacgtcttcatttatagtgagattgacacagaaacatcgatgagtttttgagcatttgtccgcatttcttgatttaacgaccgttctgtttttgatatacgaaattgtaagttaattctaaaaattccgaaatatcacgtaaaagtaacctttttattaatgtaacctaaaagttaccaatgcagtcaaaaaatcacctaaaaggttacaaaagtaaccttctggcaacactgtaTATTATGTCGAATTGTTGACAGCAATGTGACAAACattgacaaataaattaataagtgaCAGTGACATTCTGCAGTCTGCACAGACGATAGTCAAAACCGTGTGCCACAGATCACGTggcgtgttccgtgcgctctatctgcctattattcttattTATCTGTGTTCGTCAGGTAATTATCCGTATTTccactaaaattttaataatctgataaaattatcattatttaatggtttctctataatgacagatctttGTGATAATGTCAGTAAATTGTGGTGTTACACACAGCGAGTTTTTAGTTCCATTTTACTAACTTCTATTCTTTTAAGTCGCAGTCGCACTATATCAgattttcgtttgttttttgttCCGCAACAAATTGTCCGCGAACTATTATAAATATGTCCTTATGCGCTTATTAAGTATTTTagctaaaaactaaaaatattacaattttgattttgagttataaattatattttcgaaCGAAATCTTAAACTCAAAATTGTCACGTCCAGAAATTACAATGACAATTATGTGACAAATCGGATTTTCAATCTTTATTTGACGTCTGTGCAATTTttgtatttgattttaatttcgcACTGAAAGTGAATAGTGAAAAGCGGAAAAATGATTTTTGGGAAGATTTTCAT harbors:
- the LOC112052925 gene encoding steroid receptor RNA activator 1 — encoded protein: MENCENATNNKVSYDPGWNDPPSFAYNASQQTAPNRPRNFLNKRVAFPLSGNSNTVATPPPFNLPPLPTTVLPPQNTSEAKHQDDVVIDSTSMLKDVKDILLQLLESSSELGTKAESIKKKILILEEMWSTGKLNKQIQIQMNDLACALRDDNPSKADEIHKALMVDHVSSISTWMPGVKHLIYHCIAKSELLAIDKE